Within the Kribbella aluminosa genome, the region GGGCGGCGTGTTCGACGTCGTCGGACCACCGGCATTGTTGTTGTTGTACTTCGAGTACAGCGCGTAGGCGCCGATCGCGATCGCCACGATCGCCAGCCCGAGCAGGAAGTACGCCAGGCCGCGGTTCCGCCGGGAGCGGGGCTCGTCGCCCTCCTCCAGGTCGTCGCCGCCCGGCGGCAGCAGGTCGTTGCCGCCGGTCTGCCGGAGCTGCTGGGTGGCGGCCGTCGGCGCCAGCTGGGTCGGCTGCAGCTGCCGGGTCTCCGCGACCGCGGACATCGGCGCGGTCACCTGCTGGCCGGCCAGCACCCGGTGGATGTCGGCGCGCATCTCGGACGCGCTCTGGTACCGCTCCTCGCGGTTCTTCGCCAGCGCCTTCAGGACGACCGCGTCGACCTCCGGCGGGATGTCCGGGTCGAACGAGGACGGCGGCAGCGGCTGCTCCCGGACGTGCTGGTACGCCACCGAGACCGGGGACTCGCCGACGAACGGCGGCCGGCCGGTGAGCAGTTCGTACAGCAGGCAGCCGGTCGAGTACAGGTCGGAGCGGGCGTCCACGGTCTCGCCGCGGGCCTGCTCCGGGGACAGGTACTGCGCGGTGCCGATCACGGCCGCGGTCTGGGTCATCGTGGAGGACGTGTCGGCGACCGCGCGGGCGATCCCGAAGTCCATCACCTTGACCTGGCCCTGCGGGGTCAGCATCACGTTCCCGGGCTTGATGTCGCGGTGCACGATGCCGGCCCGGTGGCTGTAGTCGAGCGCCTCGAGCACACCGGACGTGATCTCCAGCGCGCGCTCCGGCATGATCTTGCGGCCCTCGCGGATCAGGTCGCGCAGCGTCTTGCCGGTGACCAGCTCCATCACGATGTACGGGATCGTGACGCCGGAGCCGTTCGGATCCGGTTCCTCGCCGGTGTCGTAGACCGAGACGATCGTCGGGTGGTTCAGCGAGGCGGCCGACTGGGCCTCCCGCCGGAACCGCGCCTGGAACGTGGCGTCGCTGGCCAGGTCGACCCGCAGCCGCTTGATCGCGACGCTCCGGCCGAGCCGGTTGTCCAGGCCCCTGCGGACCTCGGCCATACCGCCGCGGCCGAGCGGCTCGCCTTCTTCGTACCGGCCGCCGACGAGACGTGCCTGCGATGTCATGACCCAGCCTTCCAACCTGTCCGGAAAAACACACTCAACTTGCCCAAGGTAGCGATCGCCACACCTGGGACCCCGTTGGAAAGACGCACCGTGGTCGCATCATTCCGTATCGTCCTCATTGGCTTCTCATTGGCCCAGCACCGCCTCCATCACCTTTTTGGCGATCGGAGCGGCCAGCGTGCCACCGGCGACATCGGTGCGCGGGACGTTCGCGTCCTCGATCAGCACCGCCACCGCGACCTTCGGATCGTTCGCCGGCGCGAACGCGGTGAACCAGGCGAACGGCGGGCGGTCCTTCGACGTCTGCGCCGTACCGGTCTTGCCGGCCACCTGGACGTTGCTGATCCGGCCCGGCTTGCCGGTGCCGTTGTTGACCACGTCGACCATCATCGCGGTCAGCTGGCTCGCGACCTGCGGAGTGACCGCCTGGTGCAGCGACTCCGGCTTGGTCTCCGAGACCGTCTTCAGGTCCGGGGTCTGCACGTTCTGGACCAGGTACGGCTTCATCACCTCGCCCTTGTTCGCGATCCCGGCCGCCACCATCGCCATCTGCAGCGGGGTGGCCTGGACGTCGAACTGGCCGATCGCGGACTGTGCGGTCTGCGGCTCGTTCGGGTCGCCGGGGAACTGGCTGGTGGCCACGCCCGGCAGATCGATCATCGGACGGGAGCCGAAGCCGAACTTCGCCGCCTGCGCGTTCAGCGCGCCCGCGCCGAGGTCCAGGCCGACGGAGCCGAACGCCGTGTTGCACGAGTAGCGCAGCGCGATCGTCAGCGTCGCGTTGTTGCTGCCGCCGCAGTTCTTGTTGTCCTCGTTCACCAGCGGGACGGTGGTCTGCGGGAGTGGCAGCTGGGCCGGCGAGTTCACCTTGGTGTCCGGCGTGTACTTGCCGCTCGACAGCGCGGCCGCCGCGGTGACCAGCTTGAACGTCGAGCCCGGCGGGTACAGCTCCTGGACCGCGCGGTTCGACGTCGGCTTGTTCTTGTCCGCGTTCAGGCTCTTCCACGCCGCAGCCACCTTGTTGGTGTCGTGCGAGGCCAACAGGTTCGGGTCGTACGACGGCCGGGTCGCCATCGCCAGGATCCGCCCGGTCTTCGGCTCGATCGCCACCACCGCACCGGTCTTCCCGGCGAGGCCGTCGTACGCCGCCTGCTGGGCCGCCGCGTTAAGCGTGAGCGTCACGCTGCCGCCCTGCTGCGGGCGGTTGCTGATCACGTCGATGATCCGCCGGAACGCCATCGACGGGTCCGAGCCGTTCAGCTCGGAGTTCATCGTCAGCTCGATGCCGCCGCGGCCGAACAGGTACGAGTAGTAGCCGGTCACCGGCGCGTACACCGGACCGGAGGGGTACTTGCGCTGGTACTTGAACCGGTCGTTCGACGGATCGCTCTTGGCGATCGGGGTACTGCCGATCAGGATCGGCCCGCGGTTCACCGAGAACTGCGAGTCCCGGACCCGGTTGTTGTCGTTGCGGCCGTTGATCTCGTTCGCCCGGAACGCCTGCAGGTACGTCGAGTTCGCCATCAGCGCGAGCATCAGGATGATGGCCGCCACGGCCAGTCGTCGGATCGCCGAGTTCACTGCTTCTGCACCGCCATCGCGATCGTTTCGTCGGACACTGGAGCGGCCGGGGTCTGCGGCCGCCGGGCCTGGTCGCTGATCCGCAGCAGCAGCGCGATGATCGCCCAGTTCGCGACCAGCGACGTACCACCGAGGGCCATGAACGGCGTGGTCAGACCGGTCAGCGGGATCAGCCCGGTGACGCCGCCGACGATCACGAACACCTGTAGCGCGAACGACATCGCCAGACCGGTCGCGAGCAGCTTGCCGAAGATGTCCCGGCAGCCGAGCGCGGTCCGCAGGCCGCGCTCGATGATCAGCGTGTAGACCAGCAGGATCGCGATCAGTCCGGCGAGCCCGAGCTCCTCGGCGAACGACGAGATGATCATGTCGCTCTGCGCGAACATCGTGGTCTCGGGGTGACCCTGGCCGAGGCCGCGACCGAGGACACCGCCCCACGCCTGACCCATCAGGCCGACCTTGATCTGGCCGCCGTCGATCGCCCA harbors:
- the pknB gene encoding Stk1 family PASTA domain-containing Ser/Thr kinase, which gives rise to MTSQARLVGGRYEEGEPLGRGGMAEVRRGLDNRLGRSVAIKRLRVDLASDATFQARFRREAQSAASLNHPTIVSVYDTGEEPDPNGSGVTIPYIVMELVTGKTLRDLIREGRKIMPERALEITSGVLEALDYSHRAGIVHRDIKPGNVMLTPQGQVKVMDFGIARAVADTSSTMTQTAAVIGTAQYLSPEQARGETVDARSDLYSTGCLLYELLTGRPPFVGESPVSVAYQHVREQPLPPSSFDPDIPPEVDAVVLKALAKNREERYQSASEMRADIHRVLAGQQVTAPMSAVAETRQLQPTQLAPTAATQQLRQTGGNDLLPPGGDDLEEGDEPRSRRNRGLAYFLLGLAIVAIAIGAYALYSKYNNNNAGGPTTSNTPPAKVQVPDLGNKSLVAATQLLAAKNLKVTSTTEKSDSVGRGLIIRQTPDAGTEADPGSTVAVVVSGGKNTYPVPDVIGMSESKARKQIESANGQFTVKSQAVEQDSDQKKGTVIAVSPDPGSQYPPGTEFTLTVSSGVVQVDVPDVVTQTFNDAKVTLEQAGFRVGQTLGNDQNAADGAVLQQSIKAGTKAPKGKLIILTVNKLQPTAPPSSTPTDNPSGGPSTPVITIPGG
- a CDS encoding peptidoglycan D,D-transpeptidase FtsI family protein, translated to MNSAIRRLAVAAIILMLALMANSTYLQAFRANEINGRNDNNRVRDSQFSVNRGPILIGSTPIAKSDPSNDRFKYQRKYPSGPVYAPVTGYYSYLFGRGGIELTMNSELNGSDPSMAFRRIIDVISNRPQQGGSVTLTLNAAAQQAAYDGLAGKTGAVVAIEPKTGRILAMATRPSYDPNLLASHDTNKVAAAWKSLNADKNKPTSNRAVQELYPPGSTFKLVTAAAALSSGKYTPDTKVNSPAQLPLPQTTVPLVNEDNKNCGGSNNATLTIALRYSCNTAFGSVGLDLGAGALNAQAAKFGFGSRPMIDLPGVATSQFPGDPNEPQTAQSAIGQFDVQATPLQMAMVAAGIANKGEVMKPYLVQNVQTPDLKTVSETKPESLHQAVTPQVASQLTAMMVDVVNNGTGKPGRISNVQVAGKTGTAQTSKDRPPFAWFTAFAPANDPKVAVAVLIEDANVPRTDVAGGTLAAPIAKKVMEAVLGQ